The following nucleotide sequence is from Columba livia isolate bColLiv1 breed racing homer chromosome 13, bColLiv1.pat.W.v2, whole genome shotgun sequence.
CGCCACCCTTGGCTTTAAAACAGTACAGGAGAAAATTTAAATACCtccacttctttggggtttgtttgggaAAGGGTTTTTAAGGATGCCCACCCCGTCCTCGGAGTGTCCGTCACggagaggggagaggaacaGCTGCGTCTCGCGTCTCCCGCCGGCTCCTTACCCCTCCGGGCTCCTGCCTCCTCCCGCCGCCCTCTCCGCGCCGCATCCCGCATCCCGACCCGCGGTGTCCGCAGCGCGGCCGCTGCCCGTCTCCCGGCGGCCCCGGCCTCCCGTTCGTGGCGGGCATCGCCTCGGAGGACGGGGGCTCCTTCTTCCCCCGCCGCCTCCTGcgccctctgccctgcggcgCTTCACCGCCGCCTGTCCATCCCTCCCGGCGCTCCCATCACGTCCCGGCTCCGCCGCCCCGGCGGGCGCCTCCCCGGTGGCCCAGCCTCCCCCTCCCTCGCCGGGTGCCGCCTCGGCGCCCGCCCCCGCGCCCTCCCCGCCCGGCCAGAGGGGAATGCCCCGGGTCGGAGCTGGCGGTGCGGGCATCTGCCGCGGCTCCTGGGGAACGAGTGGCTCCTCGGTTTGTGGAAAAGTTGTGTGCTCACCGGGTTAAAGGCGGGCTGGGGGAGTGcgaaggagagggagggggaaaaaccACCACCCAAAACTGCTTACATGAATTTCCAAGCGCTAGACCTGCCTCCGAGATCAGCCCAATAAGAGCTGTCAGGGGAGGCTCCTAGCTCACTTTTCCACATCACTTCACAGTTACATTTGGCAGGCAGGCACGTTGGAGCGCTCAGACCCGGAATTAGTGGATTTATTTGGAATatccctgctttcctggagacgtgctgctgccactggctTGTGCAAAGGGAGAAATTAATAACTGCACTTTAGCATGCAGGCACAGAAACCGGAGAAGCTAAGTAGCCAgcatctcctccagcagcagcagcctcaaaaagcatgaaaagaaaatctggaGAATCCTGCCTGTTCCCAGGGACTGGCTAATGTTTTTTACCTCACCCTTTCAATCCGTGCGTGAAGTGGCTGTCGGCAAGCGGTTTCCTCGGTCCTTGAGAGTGAGTATTCATTTTACTGATATTATGTACGTCTCGGTGGCAGAGGGCTGTCTCTCTGCAGATTTCTTTTTGACTTAGCGTCTGTGTTCTCGCAAGGTGCGCTGTGCGAGTGCCTTCCTCGTTAATAGGTACAGTATTAGGCTGGACTGTAACGCCTCATTAAGTCAGATGTTTTTACATTTCTGATGATGGAAATGTCATGGGATGCTagttaggatttttttaattcccttgGGAAGAGGAGTGGTAGTGGTGTGGCTATTTCTCctcctttatatatatatatatatatttattttttttttaatttttttttttttttttttttggggggggtggtaTTTGTTTGGGGTGGTGATTTTgtgtttgggttgggttttggatgttgttttgtttcccccccacacccccctcCTTTTCCCCCCCCACGCCTTTAAAGGATCAGGAGGACTTTAAATCCCAGAAGATTGCTACCAAGGCTGGAGAActggtttcttctccttgtttttttatttaatacaatAAATCTCTAGGCTGTTGAATAGATGCAGGGCTGCATTCATGCATTGAAATAGATTGCCGTTTTCGTGCTGAGAATAAAAATCACCCACCAGCCAGATATGTAAATGAGGGAGGAGGAGGCTCAAAGAACCATGAGGGGGGGAAATCCCCCTGATTTATCACCACCTTCCTTCCCCCCAAAGCTTTGCACCCCCTAGATATATAGGAATGGTATGATAGCTTCATTCTCCACTTTTAGAGAGGAGAGCATCCCAGAAATATTGTTCTTCCTCTTAATAGCTGAGATGGGCATGAATCTTTAGCCATAACTAGCCAGGAGTCATCCCTGTCCCACaagttgttttccttccctttttttggttGACTGAACAGATAATGCACCCAGCTGAAActttggagaggaagaaagcCCCTTAGATCCAGTCGCTCATTAGTTGCATCGCTGCCAAGGCTCCCAGAGAAGAAATGCAGGAGTCTGCGACCCCTGAAGCTGGCTGTTCTGCTAAACACTTCATCTTCTCTTTGAGAAAGGCAGGGGAGTAACATATCCTTATATTCTGCTTGGCTACAATATCTCCTGGGTAGCAGCATCCCAATCGGGAGCCTCAAGCTGTCAGACAGCATCCCTGCTAGACAGTATCAGACCTGTGCACGGAGCTTGGCTGGGGAGCCTGGGAGGCACTGCAAAGCTTCAGCACAGAAAGCCTGTGGCAGTTTCTGTGTGGATATTATAGAAGAGATTAATTCAAATCCTTATTTAGACACTGCCTACCGCCATGAAGGTGACACCACTTAACACAGGCAGGAATTCCTTTGTGGTTCGTTGCTGCTCAGTCATGTCTTGAATCTGTCTCATTTCAAACAGTTTGCATTTAGTACCAGAGTAAATAGAGTGGAATCAATCCAACCTGGCACATAACGGTGTTACACAAACCTGCTGGTGTTGCCAACAGGTATCAAACTCTGTgccctctcttttctctccctcctcttccagACAGGCACAAACACTCATGCTCTGCTTGATgcaaattattctttcttctgaaagcaGGAATAAATACCCCTACAACTTTCACAAAGGCTGGGACTTCTAAAGAGCCAACTTGATCGCATAGGCGGCTCACCATTTGTGTCTCTGGGCATCGCAGACAGATGTTTTTTTGGGGCTGCTGATTTTAGGAGATCAAATAGCATTAACTGTTTATTGTTTCAAATCTACCATGTTAGTGCTTAATAGGAGGGGAGCTAACAGCTGCTCACTTCAGTTTCAATTAAAGAATAGAGCTGATAACTACCGGAGCTGTAGATAAAGAATCCTCTTAACTTCACTCATCCTCATTTGGAAATTCTTCAAGAGTTTCTCTGCAATAAGGGTAAAGAGAAATATGCAGCACTTCTGTATGAATGATGTTCCTCCTCTACATTCAATACCAGACTGTTATGAATAAGAAGCTTCTCAGTAAATAATACATACAtttagaagaatgaaaaattagTATATGTTTTACCTATCTTAAATAAAATGATAAAGCAGGTAGAAGTTATTATTTTGCATGCTTGTGAAATGATCAGATTTCACACACATTAAATGTCATAACATCAAAACACAATAGCTGTCTGTAGCGTCACCTCCTAGCTTAATTGTATGAATGTTTGCAACAGAAAAACCCTAGGAAAGGAAGTTGTTATTATTATGTGATATTCTAATCTAAGGTTTTCATCTCCTGAGCCTTATTGTTCTACCTCACTGCATACAGAGTGTGCACAGCTTTCTGCTGGCTTCTTCCTAGGCTTGCTATTTACTAACTCTCCGTTCTTTTTTCAAACCTGCATCCTAGCTGTAAAGAACTTTGATTTCCATGCGTAGTTGTGAGCTGAGGGCCTTCATTTTCCTCAGAGATTGAAGTATTTCATGAAAGTTGGTTCTTAAGATATACAGGTGAGCAATTTGTTAACTAAGGAGGCTGCTAGCCAAGAAATTAACTTTGGACGTTTTCTTCCATATTAAAATCAGAAGTATGTGCGCCTGCTTAACAAATGCAGCTGGTTTTAATACGCACCTCTCTATAGGACATCTACtatttttatgcatttcatttaaaaaaaaaagctttcatgtTTGTGAGATGAAGCAGAATCTTCCTTAGATGAGGTTGCTTGGTGCTTTTTCAATATACTGTAGTGATTCCCATCATCAACTCCTGCTACTGAAGTCCAAAACAGTTGGAAAGGGGAAGTACTCCCGTAATCAGATTTAAATTTACTATCTTTGCTATTCGTAATCTTCAGAATTTTTCTAACAATGTTACACCTTTCCCAAATAAATGGATTCCTGGACACTTTAATTGTATCACCATGAACATACGCTGCATCGTCTTCTCTAGAAAAAATACACTTGTATTCCCCTCTTCAGGATATAAGCTGTTACAAGTAAGAACACAGAGTCAGCAATGGATATGCATTTAGGTCTATTACCCCTTGGAGTACTTCctaaattttctttctatttattctcACATAGTTGCCGGtttcatcttttaaaatcttaatttcaGAAGACCCTGGTGCGCTACAGACTTCAGCTGGGACTTTTTCAGCCACTTATTGAAATTAGGGGCCTGGAACCCATCCACTCAATCCTTCTTACGTAATTTAACTTCCAAACCTTGAGAGACTTTCAAGGTGAAAAAGATATTGACCTCTAAGTTTATGAACAAGAAGGAAATGTGAACACGTACTATAAGCTCTTGGTGCTGCATATCTCTAAGTGATGATGATGCATACTCTGTAACAGAAAGCAACTGCTCATGCTAGATAGTATAAACAGGTATTTTTATAGCATATCCAATTACCATAAGATACTCTATATCTTAGCAGTATTgtttttctattctgttttctattttgaTATTATTAGAGCCTGACCTTTTGGATATACTACTAATAATGACGATTGTATGCTTACAGTACATGTTATAGTTGTATCATAAGTCTTTCAActatgaatttaaaataatacaacCTAAATTCTTTCAGTGGGAGGGAAATGCTAAGGCATTTTGAGCTTGGAACATTTGAAGCATCATCACTACCGTAATATCACATCAATAGAATTAAATTAGATGATGGAAACTCAACATTTTTCTTAGTGTTGTTGCCATAGAAAAGGTGGCTCACTTCATAGCTTTCTGAACATAGCTATTTAAGCAGTAGATAgaaatagaacaaaataaagTCCAAATTGAGATttcaaatgtgtgtgtgtgtgtatcatatttatatacacacacatatatatgcttcctcctcccctcctcagaCAGACCTCTTTGTTCTGGAATCTGCTCAGCACATTTCCAATTTTGTTAACCAAGTAAGTAACATCAACACAGTGACATTTCAACTGTATTAATAATGTTTCCTGGGAACAAAATTTTAGGTACTGATGATATCTGAAgctgaaaaggaaagatgattGCGAACCAGTTCAGTTACCAAAAGATAGAGTTTAAAGCATCTGACTATAGGCAAGAGACTGATTTCAACCTGCCTTAGTCATGAGAGTAGCCTTATCCAGGAGTTGCAGCGGTAATACTCACGGAATTGATTTTTCCGAGGTGTTGAGCATGATGTGTCTTGTGCAAATCATTTAAATTGAGAATGATCAGCACCGTGGCTTGGATTTGAAATTAGTCACATCAACCGGTCCTAGATCTGAATAGGTGAAACCTTCCATGAGAAGTGTCTGCTGTACCCTGCAGCACCTAAGTCATAGACAAGCTCAGAAAGGGGTTTCTCAGTGTGTCTTGCTCAGGTCTTTGCAACTGGATGCGAGAGTTCAAAATGTTATGGAAGCCGTTGGTCTTGGCAGTCGGTAGTTCCCGGCTTCAACTTTCTAATTTGGTATATGGTTGGTCGAAGCAGCTTACTCCTGGGAAGCAATGCTCAGCCTAACTGAGGAACTCAACCATTTAAATCCACTTACTTTGCAGTCACTGATAAtcatatacatgtgtatattttatatttttatgggattttttatacatatatatatatgtatatatacacataaaaatCATTATATTGAAGTCCCTAAATGCTAATGCAGATGGACTGTGTGCATTCAGAGGTAATTGCAAAACTCAACTAATGAATTGCACTGAGCAACACTTCAGATGTGAACCTCTCTCATGGATTAAATGTAACAGCTATGATTGCATTCGAAGTAACAGATCAGCAGAACTTATTCCTTAATGCTGCTGAAGTTTGGATTGAGTTCTGTATTCTAGTCTGtgggctttattttttctgcatttccaaaAGTTAGATTACAACCAAGAGGTGAAAAGAAGCCACTGAAACAAACCACTCAGCCTGgcaactgcaaaataaatgtgtttcctGTTGGAGGACCCTAACTCTTTCCAAACGAGTCATTTAAGTTGATGGTAAAACTGCCATCAAATTCAACGATGCAAAATTAAAGACCTTCACTTCTAATTTCATATGTTTCAGCAAAAAGGATTGGAGTAGATTTAGTGCAGAAGTGCTGTCTGTAGTTGGAAAAGTCCAGTTATgttcacatttttcctttttaaagattttttttttcatgtacacacacatttatGCATATGGGTGGAAAGTGTATCTATCTTTCACTAAATCATGATGAGTAGTCATAATTTTATATTCTTAGTTTAAATGGAATACACGTCAGGAAAACTTTCGAGCTTCTCCTCAATTATTATGTTTCATTTAATTATGTAGAGAATGCCTGGTattctttaaagaaaaccaTTGAAAATGAAAGGTTTGTTGTATATcaaaaaaagactgcaaaagGAGCCCAGATATTTATGTCCTCcattaatatttaaacattttccagCAAGTACAGGATAAGCACATCCCAGCTGCTGAAACTCGCATGATAAACGACGCCCTAGGCAGAGCATGGTTAACACCTAATTCTCAGTCGCAGGCCAAtctgtttgcctttttatgaGCTCTTTCCTGTTGTGCACAACTTGCcttttctcccctctctcctttAGAAGTGATGTAGGTCTCCAAATTATGTAATACAGCCTCATAAAAATGAGCACTGGTTTGAGAGATGAGGTTGGTATGAGCTGAAGCTATTAAATCTATATGTAATGCAGTTCTATTTTAGTCAAAGGAAAATCACTTTAATCAGTGGACTGTAgagaataaaaattactttgggtttttttcttcctcttactATAGGATGAAAAACAATGTGGATACAACTATGTTTGTCATGTTTAAGTTTCTGGAGCACCTTCTTTGTTCAAATAGATCTGGACTTCTCTCTCCATTTGAGCCTGTGTTATGGGCTTCTCAGCACAGTGGTGGGAGGTGAACTGATGTTTTGACACGCAGCAGTGGAGTATCTGACCTCTGTAAACCCAAAACCAAATCTTTCACTGCAATCAAACAAGTCATATTAACGCAACTGCCAACTGTGGGCACATCCTGCCTTTGTCCTATGTCCGTACAGCGTCTAGCACGGTTAGATTCGTGACTGGAATTCCCGAGTGCCACATAACGcaagtaataataaaataaagtagaaaacattttttgaagTGCTGACAACATAGTTGATGTTCAAGTGCATTCGGGTTCTCTAAAGCATCTAACAGTTCTGAAAGGACTGGCAGCTTTACATACAAAGTATGGGAGCCTTGGCAGCTTTCAGGT
It contains:
- the LOC135575370 gene encoding spidroin-1-like isoform X2 — translated: MPAPPAPTRGIPLWPGGEGAGAGAEAAPGEGGGGWATGEAPAGAAEPGRDGSAGRDGQAAVKRRRAEGAGGGGGRRSPRPPRRCPPRTGGRGRRETGSGRAADTAGRDAGCGAERAAGGGRSPEGSATAGLICHSVTLMGLIKTLTRLGWQVAPRLSALEVVCRAAGCTRQRTHSQRLPLLNLTPAGQTMAAQQQLQKKGRMGREKTLGDSL
- the LOC135575370 gene encoding spidroin-1-like isoform X1, encoding MPAPPAPTRGIPLWPGGEGAGAGAEAAPGEGGGGWATGEAPAGAAEPGRDGSAGRDGQAAVKRRRAEGAGGGGGRRSPRPPRRCPPRTGGRGRRETGSGRAADTAGRDAGCGAERAAGGGRSPEGSATAGLICHSVTLMGLIKTLTRLGWQVAPRLSALEVVCRAAGCTRQRTHSQRLPLLNLTPAGQTMAAQQQLQKKGRMGREKTLGGKSLKR